One Pseudobacteroides sp. genomic window, GGTACAGCTAGAAGTATGGGTATAGTAGTAGAAGAGTAATATTAAGTACTCATGTTTTAGTAATTGGACATTGATTGTCCAATGTGGGAGGGAAATAGATTTCCCGAAAATTTACCACGAAGGAGAGGATAATAATGAAGAGAGGAAAGAAATACAAAGAGAGTGCGAAACTTGTAGACAGATTCAAACTTTATGATCCATCTGAAGCATTGGATCTTACTAAGCAGACTGCAAAGGCTAAGTTTGATGAAACCGTCGAAGTTCACATAAAGCTTGGTGTTGACTCCAGACATGCAGACCAGCAGGTTAGAGGAGCGGTTGTTCTTCCACATGGTACTGGTAAAAAGGTAAGGGTTCTTGTATTTGCTAAAGGCGATAAGGCTAAGGAAGCGGAACAAGCCGGAGCAGATTTTGTTGGAGCAGAGGAACTTGTTCCGAAGATTCAAAATGAAAACTGGTTCGAATACGATGTAGTTGTTGCAACTCCTGATATGATGGGTGTTGTTGGTAGACTCGGTAAGGTTCTTGGTCCTAAGGGGCTTATGCCAAATCCAAAAGCCGGAACGGTTTCAATGGATGTGGCTAAAGCAATAGCTGATATCAAAGCCGGTAAGATTGAGTACAGGCTTGATAAAACAAATATCATCCACTGCCCGATAGGTAAGGTTTCGTTCGGCCTTGATAAGCTGGCTGAAAATTTCCGTACAT contains:
- the rplA gene encoding 50S ribosomal protein L1; translated protein: MKRGKKYKESAKLVDRFKLYDPSEALDLTKQTAKAKFDETVEVHIKLGVDSRHADQQVRGAVVLPHGTGKKVRVLVFAKGDKAKEAEQAGADFVGAEELVPKIQNENWFEYDVVVATPDMMGVVGRLGKVLGPKGLMPNPKAGTVSMDVAKAIADIKAGKIEYRLDKTNIIHCPIGKVSFGLDKLAENFRTLLDAVVKAKPAAAKGQYLKSVVVTSTMGPGIKINPTRVAE